From one Phocaeicola salanitronis DSM 18170 genomic stretch:
- the miaB gene encoding tRNA (N6-isopentenyl adenosine(37)-C2)-methylthiotransferase MiaB yields MTNQTAGTDFKSATGKETKKLFIETYGCQMNVADSEVVASVMQMAGYEPCGTLDEADAVFMNTCSIRDNAEQKILNRLEFFHALRKKRKHLIVGVLGCMAERVKEDLIENHHVDLVAGPDAYLSLPDLIASVEAGEKAINVELSTTETYRDVIPSRICGNRVSGYVSIMRGCNNFCHYCIVPYTRGRERSRDVASILNEVNDLCQKGYKEVTLLGQNVNSYRFEQADGTVITFPMLLRTVAEAVPGMRVRFTTSHPKDMSDETLQVIADVPNVCKHIHLPVQSGSSRILKLMNRKYTREWYLERVAAIRRIIPDCGLSTDIFSGFHSETEEDHQMSLSLMRECAYDSAFMFKYSERPGTYASKHLPDDVPEEVKIRRLNELIELQNQLSAESNAKDVGKTFEVLVEGVSKRSKEQLFGRTEQNKVVVFDRGTHRIGDFVKVRITESSSATLKGVEIGNADNIG; encoded by the coding sequence ATGACAAACCAGACTGCGGGAACGGACTTTAAATCCGCGACCGGAAAAGAAACGAAAAAACTGTTTATTGAGACTTACGGATGCCAGATGAACGTAGCCGACAGCGAGGTGGTGGCTTCCGTTATGCAAATGGCGGGCTATGAGCCTTGCGGCACGCTGGACGAGGCGGATGCCGTATTTATGAACACCTGTTCCATCCGTGACAATGCCGAGCAAAAGATTCTGAACCGGCTGGAATTCTTCCATGCATTGAGAAAGAAACGGAAACACCTTATCGTAGGTGTGTTGGGCTGCATGGCGGAACGGGTAAAAGAGGACCTGATTGAGAACCACCACGTGGATTTGGTGGCGGGACCGGACGCTTACCTGAGCCTGCCCGACCTGATTGCTTCGGTGGAAGCAGGCGAGAAAGCCATCAATGTGGAATTGTCCACTACCGAGACTTACCGCGACGTGATTCCTTCGCGTATCTGTGGCAACCGTGTGTCGGGCTATGTATCGATTATGCGCGGCTGCAACAACTTCTGCCATTACTGCATTGTGCCTTACACCCGCGGACGGGAACGGAGCCGCGACGTGGCAAGCATCCTGAACGAGGTGAACGACCTCTGCCAAAAGGGCTACAAGGAAGTGACCCTGTTGGGGCAGAACGTCAATTCGTACCGCTTCGAGCAGGCGGACGGGACGGTGATTACTTTCCCCATGCTGTTGCGCACGGTGGCAGAAGCAGTACCCGGCATGCGCGTGCGCTTTACGACCTCGCATCCGAAAGACATGAGCGACGAAACGCTCCAAGTGATAGCCGATGTGCCCAACGTATGCAAGCACATCCACCTGCCCGTGCAGAGCGGAAGCTCGCGCATCCTGAAGCTGATGAACCGCAAGTACACCCGCGAGTGGTATCTGGAGCGGGTAGCTGCCATCCGGCGTATCATCCCCGATTGCGGGCTGAGCACCGACATCTTCTCCGGGTTCCACTCGGAAACGGAAGAAGACCATCAGATGAGCCTTTCGCTGATGCGCGAATGTGCCTACGATTCCGCCTTCATGTTCAAGTATTCGGAACGTCCCGGCACGTATGCTTCGAAGCATTTGCCCGACGATGTGCCCGAAGAGGTGAAAATCCGCCGCCTGAACGAGTTGATAGAACTCCAGAACCAATTGTCTGCCGAAAGCAATGCAAAAGACGTAGGCAAGACATTCGAAGTGCTGGTGGAAGGCGTGTCCAAGCGTTCGAAGGAGCAATTGTTCGGACGCACGGAGCAGAACAAAGTCGTGGTGTTCGACCGAGGCACGCACCGCATAGGCGATTTCGTGAAGGTACGTATCACCGAGTCGAGTTCGGCTACACTGAAAGGAGTGGAGATTGGAAATGCAGACAATATAGGATAG
- a CDS encoding CatB-related O-acetyltransferase → MMKKIYPRTGDTQTVYLNAVVKDPSIIVGDYTIYNDFVSDPLLFEQNNVLYHYPINHERLVIGKFCSIACGVKFLFNSANHTLKSLSSYTFPLFYEDWGLEKSNVATAWDNKGDIVIGNDVWIGYEAVIMAGVHIGNGAIIAARAVVTKDVPAYTIVGGVPARPIRKRFDEDTIHKLEALQWWNWPTEKIRQYLPNINKGNINELFEIKI, encoded by the coding sequence ATGATGAAAAAGATATATCCACGCACAGGTGACACGCAGACCGTGTACCTGAATGCAGTCGTAAAAGACCCCTCTATCATAGTGGGTGACTATACCATCTACAACGACTTTGTGTCCGATCCGCTGCTTTTTGAACAAAACAATGTACTTTACCATTATCCTATCAATCACGAAAGGCTGGTAATCGGCAAATTCTGCTCCATCGCCTGTGGCGTGAAGTTTCTGTTCAACAGTGCCAACCATACCTTGAAGTCCTTATCCTCCTATACCTTCCCACTCTTTTATGAAGATTGGGGTTTGGAAAAATCCAATGTAGCAACGGCTTGGGATAATAAAGGAGACATTGTGATAGGCAACGATGTATGGATAGGTTACGAAGCGGTTATCATGGCTGGTGTGCATATCGGTAACGGAGCAATCATAGCTGCCCGCGCCGTGGTGACGAAAGACGTTCCGGCCTATACGATAGTCGGCGGTGTTCCTGCCCGACCGATAAGAAAGCGCTTCGATGAAGATACGATACACAAACTGGAAGCATTACAATGGTGGAATTGGCCAACTGAAAAGATACGTCAATATCTGCCCAATATCAACAAGGGAAATATAAATGAGTTATTTGAAATAAAAATTTAA
- the eno gene encoding phosphopyruvate hydratase, translating into MKIKSIIGREVLDSRGNPTVEVDVMLESGIMGRASVPSGASTGEHEALELRDKDPKRYGGKGVLKAVENINTVIAPALTGWSVLEQRAIDRKMLELDGTKTKSNLGANAILGVSLAVAKAAANYLHIPLYRYIGGVNTYVMPVPMMNIINGGSHSDAPIAFQEFMIRPVGASSFREGLRMGAEVFHALKKVLHDRGLSTAVGDEGGFAPTLNGTEDALDSILDAIRAAGYEPGKDVKIGMDCASSEFYKDGVYDYTIFEGEKGKKRTSDEQIAYLEELIDKYPIDSIEDGMSENDWEGWQKLTARIGGRCQLVGDDLFVTNVEFLSKGIAMGCANSILIKVNQIGSLSETLDAIEMAHRHGYTTVTSHRSGETEDATIADIAVATNSGQIKTGSLSRSDRMAKYNQLLRIEEELGDLAVYGYKRIK; encoded by the coding sequence ATGAAAATCAAATCAATCATAGGTCGTGAAGTGCTCGACTCGCGTGGCAATCCTACCGTAGAAGTGGATGTAATGCTGGAATCTGGTATAATGGGACGTGCTTCGGTTCCGTCCGGAGCTTCTACAGGCGAGCACGAAGCGTTGGAACTTCGCGATAAAGATCCGAAACGCTATGGCGGTAAGGGTGTATTGAAGGCTGTAGAGAATATCAATACGGTCATAGCTCCGGCTTTGACGGGCTGGTCTGTACTGGAACAGCGTGCCATCGACCGGAAAATGTTGGAACTGGACGGCACCAAGACAAAATCGAATTTGGGTGCCAATGCCATTTTGGGCGTTTCGCTTGCCGTGGCAAAAGCTGCTGCAAATTACCTGCACATTCCTCTCTATCGCTATATCGGAGGGGTAAATACGTATGTAATGCCGGTTCCGATGATGAACATCATCAATGGCGGTTCGCATAGCGATGCCCCGATTGCATTCCAAGAGTTTATGATTCGTCCGGTAGGTGCTTCTTCGTTCCGTGAAGGCTTGCGTATGGGTGCAGAAGTATTCCACGCCTTAAAGAAGGTTTTGCACGACCGTGGACTGAGTACGGCGGTAGGTGATGAAGGAGGTTTTGCTCCGACATTGAATGGCACGGAAGACGCACTTGACTCCATCCTTGACGCTATTCGGGCAGCAGGCTACGAACCAGGCAAGGACGTGAAAATCGGTATGGACTGTGCGTCATCTGAGTTTTATAAGGATGGAGTATACGATTACACCATTTTCGAAGGGGAAAAAGGAAAGAAACGTACATCGGATGAACAAATCGCTTATCTGGAAGAGCTGATTGACAAATATCCGATTGATTCTATCGAAGACGGTATGAGTGAAAACGACTGGGAAGGCTGGCAGAAACTGACGGCACGTATCGGCGGACGTTGCCAGCTGGTAGGCGATGACCTGTTCGTAACCAATGTAGAATTCCTTTCGAAAGGCATTGCCATGGGATGTGCTAATTCCATATTGATAAAGGTAAACCAGATAGGCTCACTTAGCGAAACGCTGGATGCTATCGAGATGGCACACCGCCATGGTTATACTACGGTTACATCCCATCGTTCGGGTGAAACCGAAGATGCCACCATAGCCGATATAGCTGTAGCAACGAATAGCGGACAAATCAAGACCGGTTCGCTGAGCCGTTCGGACCGTATGGCGAAATACAACCAGTTGCTCCGTATCGAAGAAGAATTGGGCGACTTGGCAGTATACGGATATAAGCGTATTAAATGA
- a CDS encoding MATE family efflux transporter, with translation MNYTYKHIWLIAFPVMMSILIEQLINITDAIFLGHVGEIELGASALAGIWYLAIYMLGFGFSLGLQVVIARRNGEQHYSETGKTFFQGLFFLSGLAVFLCLLSKLFSPMILSRLITSAEVYHAVIDYLDGRIWGLLFSFPFLALRSFLVGITQTKALNMAAFTAVLVNIPMNWFLIFGFNMGISGAAIASSFAEACSLAVLAIYVLRKMDKRLYGLHCRLDKSVLLHVCRVSVWSMFHSFIGVASWLAFFVSIEHLGEIELAATNVIRSVSTLFFVIVNSLAATTGSLVSNLLGAGQKKQVVPLCNRVVRLGYAIGLPLVILALIFYHPIISVYTDSAVLMQIAHLPFVVMLLNYAFALPGYVYINAVTGTGATRMTFIFQMITIVAYQIYLWSISCVSTSLSVYWTAEYLYVILLGVLSIIYLKYKRY, from the coding sequence ATGAACTATACATATAAACATATTTGGCTCATCGCTTTTCCTGTAATGATGAGCATCCTTATCGAACAACTTATCAATATCACCGATGCCATTTTCTTGGGGCATGTGGGAGAAATAGAATTGGGTGCATCCGCCCTTGCCGGGATTTGGTATCTGGCTATCTATATGCTCGGCTTCGGTTTCAGTTTGGGCTTACAGGTCGTTATCGCACGGCGCAACGGCGAGCAGCATTATTCCGAAACGGGCAAGACATTCTTTCAAGGATTGTTTTTCCTATCAGGACTTGCTGTCTTTTTATGTCTGCTCTCTAAACTGTTTTCTCCAATGATTCTAAGTCGGCTGATAACTTCTGCGGAAGTCTATCATGCCGTAATTGATTATTTGGACGGACGAATTTGGGGGTTGCTGTTCTCCTTTCCGTTCCTTGCCTTGCGTTCGTTTTTAGTAGGCATTACGCAGACAAAAGCCTTGAACATGGCGGCTTTCACAGCCGTGCTGGTGAATATTCCGATGAATTGGTTCCTGATATTCGGATTTAATATGGGCATATCAGGAGCGGCCATCGCATCCTCTTTTGCCGAAGCGTGTTCATTGGCGGTGCTGGCGATTTATGTCTTACGCAAAATGGATAAACGGCTTTATGGTCTACATTGCAGGTTAGATAAGAGTGTACTGCTTCATGTCTGCCGGGTGTCCGTTTGGAGTATGTTCCATTCGTTCATCGGTGTAGCATCGTGGCTTGCCTTCTTCGTGTCTATCGAGCATTTGGGAGAGATAGAACTGGCAGCCACCAATGTCATACGCAGTGTTTCTACCTTGTTCTTTGTCATTGTCAATTCGCTGGCGGCTACTACCGGTTCGCTGGTAAGTAATTTGTTGGGAGCCGGACAAAAGAAGCAGGTAGTCCCGCTGTGTAACCGAGTTGTCCGTTTAGGATATGCTATCGGTTTACCTTTAGTTATCCTTGCTCTGATTTTCTATCATCCAATTATCAGTGTCTATACGGATAGTGCGGTTCTGATGCAGATAGCCCATCTGCCCTTTGTAGTCATGCTGCTGAACTATGCCTTTGCCCTGCCCGGCTATGTCTATATAAACGCTGTGACAGGTACGGGAGCGACACGCATGACATTTATTTTCCAAATGATAACCATCGTAGCGTATCAAATCTACCTGTGGAGCATAAGCTGCGTCAGCACTTCGCTTTCCGTGTATTGGACAGCGGAGTATCTGTATGTGATATTGCTCGGTGTATTGTCCATTATCTATCTTAAATATAAACGCTATTGA
- a CDS encoding acetyl-CoA hydrolase/transferase family protein has protein sequence MNYNRMTAAEAASLIQNGEIIALSGFTPAGSPKAVTAELAKQAEEKHARGEAFRIGIITGASTGDSCDGVLTRAHAIQFRAPYTTNTDFRKAVNNGEINYTDIHLSQVAQRLRSGFLGHVTTAIVEACELTDDGRIYLTAGVGITPTIARLADRVIIELNAAHSKRIIGMHDLYEMERPPYRRPIPIVRPSDRIGLPYIQVDPRKIAGVVEVNIPDEARGFSAPDPVTDKIGQNVADFLAADMKRGIIPSTFLPLQSGVGNIANAVLSALGRDSSIPPFEMYTEVIQNSVITLIKEGRIKFGSTCSLSVTNDCLDDIYQNMDFFAHKLVLRPSEISNCPEVIRRIGVITMNTAIEADIYGNVNSTHICGTKMMNGIGGSGDFTRSAYISIFSCPSTAKGGCISSIVPMVSHLDHSEHSVNVIITEQGIADLRGKSPMERAQAVIENCAHPDYKQLLWDYLKISTKGQTSHSLSAALGMHQVFLKKGDMRLTDWSEFAG, from the coding sequence ATGAACTACAACCGAATGACGGCAGCCGAAGCTGCCAGCCTGATACAAAATGGCGAAATCATTGCACTGAGCGGCTTTACCCCGGCAGGAAGCCCCAAAGCCGTAACCGCCGAACTGGCAAAACAAGCCGAAGAAAAACACGCGCGGGGCGAAGCGTTCCGCATCGGAATCATTACAGGAGCATCGACCGGAGACTCGTGCGACGGCGTGCTGACACGGGCACACGCCATCCAGTTCCGCGCACCCTACACCACCAACACCGACTTCCGCAAGGCGGTCAATAACGGCGAAATCAACTACACCGACATCCACCTCTCGCAAGTGGCACAGCGCCTGCGCTCCGGATTCCTGGGACACGTCACCACCGCCATCGTAGAAGCCTGCGAACTGACCGACGACGGGCGCATCTACCTCACAGCCGGCGTAGGAATCACCCCCACCATCGCCCGCCTCGCCGACCGGGTCATCATCGAACTGAACGCGGCGCACAGCAAACGCATCATCGGCATGCACGACCTCTACGAAATGGAACGCCCGCCTTACCGCCGCCCCATTCCCATTGTCCGCCCCAGCGACCGCATCGGACTGCCCTACATACAGGTAGACCCCCGGAAGATAGCCGGAGTGGTAGAAGTGAACATCCCCGACGAGGCACGCGGATTCAGCGCCCCCGACCCCGTGACAGACAAGATAGGGCAAAACGTAGCCGACTTCCTTGCAGCCGACATGAAGCGGGGCATCATCCCCTCTACCTTCCTGCCCCTGCAGTCGGGCGTAGGAAACATCGCCAACGCCGTGCTGAGCGCGCTGGGACGTGATTCGAGCATCCCGCCCTTCGAGATGTACACCGAAGTCATCCAGAACTCCGTCATCACCCTCATCAAGGAAGGGCGCATCAAGTTCGGAAGCACCTGCTCGCTCAGCGTCACCAACGACTGCCTGGACGACATCTACCAGAACATGGACTTCTTCGCCCACAAGCTCGTGCTCCGTCCCTCGGAGATATCCAACTGCCCCGAAGTCATCCGCCGCATCGGCGTCATCACCATGAACACCGCCATCGAAGCCGACATCTACGGCAACGTAAACTCCACCCACATCTGCGGCACAAAGATGATGAACGGCATCGGAGGCTCGGGCGACTTTACCCGCAGCGCCTACATCTCCATCTTCTCGTGCCCGTCGACCGCCAAGGGCGGATGCATCAGCTCCATCGTCCCTATGGTGTCGCACCTCGACCATAGCGAGCACTCCGTCAACGTCATCATCACCGAACAGGGCATCGCCGACCTGCGCGGCAAAAGCCCGATGGAACGCGCACAGGCGGTTATCGAGAACTGCGCCCACCCCGACTACAAGCAACTCCTGTGGGACTACCTGAAGATTTCCACCAAAGGACAAACCAGCCACAGCCTCTCCGCCGCCCTGGGCATGCATCAGGTATTCCTGAAGAAAGGTGACATGCGCCTGACAGACTGGAGCGAGTTCGCCGGCTGA
- a CDS encoding protein-disulfide reductase DsbD family protein: protein MKTRMTLSWLFAFLLCLPVFAQMQDPVKFKAEWKELSATEAEIVFTGTIDAGWHVYSTDLGDGGPTSATFNVDEIKGAELVGKLVPGKGEKEQMDPIFSMQVRYFEKNATFVQKVRLTGGDYVVKGYLEYGACNDENCLPPTAVDFSYSGTAAGASAVAEQPAEEKPEAIAAQAETDSLPAAPAQLEGTADYWKPVVKELSEFGETQQQDTHSWVYIFFAGFIGGLLALFTPCVWPIIPMTVSFFLKRSKDKRKGIRDAWTYGASIVVIYVALGLAITLIFGASALNALSTNAIFNIFFFLMLVVFAASFFGAFEITLPSKWSNAVDSKAESTTGLLSIFLMAFTLSLVSFSCTGPIIGFLLVEVSTTGSIIAPALGMLGFAIALALPFTLFAMFPSWLKSMPKSGGWMNVIKVVLGFLELAFALKFLSVADLAYGWRLLDRETFLALWIVIFGLLGFYLLGKIKFPHDDDSTKVGVGRFFLALISLAFAVYMVPGLWGAPLKAVSAFAPPMQTQDFNLYENEVHAKFQDFDEGMEYARQQGKPVMIDFTGYGCVNCRKMELAVWTDPQVSKMLTDDYVLITLYVDEKAKLPEPIKIMENGKERTLRTVGDKWSYLQRSKFGANAQPFYVLIDNEGNPLNKSYSYDEDIAKYVDFLQTGLKNYKK, encoded by the coding sequence ATGAAAACAAGAATGACCCTCAGTTGGCTTTTTGCCTTCTTGCTCTGCCTGCCGGTGTTTGCCCAGATGCAAGACCCGGTGAAGTTCAAGGCTGAATGGAAAGAACTTTCGGCTACGGAAGCCGAGATTGTATTTACGGGTACGATTGATGCCGGGTGGCATGTGTATTCTACGGATTTGGGAGACGGAGGGCCTACCTCTGCAACGTTTAATGTAGATGAAATAAAAGGAGCGGAACTGGTAGGCAAACTGGTTCCGGGCAAAGGGGAAAAAGAGCAGATGGACCCGATTTTCTCCATGCAGGTGCGTTATTTTGAAAAGAATGCGACCTTTGTCCAGAAAGTGCGGCTCACCGGAGGCGACTATGTGGTAAAGGGATATTTGGAATACGGCGCTTGCAACGATGAGAATTGCCTGCCTCCTACCGCCGTTGATTTTTCGTATAGCGGAACGGCGGCGGGCGCATCGGCTGTAGCGGAGCAACCGGCAGAAGAAAAGCCGGAAGCAATAGCGGCGCAAGCAGAAACAGATTCTCTCCCTGCTGCTCCCGCCCAACTGGAAGGCACGGCTGACTATTGGAAGCCGGTCGTCAAGGAATTGTCCGAGTTCGGCGAAACCCAGCAACAGGATACGCATTCGTGGGTATACATCTTCTTCGCCGGATTCATCGGCGGGCTGCTTGCCCTGTTTACTCCCTGTGTATGGCCCATCATCCCGATGACGGTCAGCTTCTTCCTGAAACGCTCGAAAGACAAACGGAAGGGAATCCGTGACGCGTGGACATACGGTGCGTCCATTGTCGTGATTTACGTAGCGTTGGGGCTTGCCATTACGTTGATATTCGGTGCGAGTGCGCTGAATGCCTTGTCGACCAATGCTATCTTCAATATTTTCTTCTTCTTGATGCTGGTAGTGTTTGCCGCTTCGTTCTTCGGCGCGTTCGAAATCACCCTGCCTTCGAAATGGAGCAATGCAGTCGACAGCAAGGCAGAGTCTACTACGGGGCTGCTCAGTATTTTCCTGATGGCATTTACTCTTTCGCTGGTTTCCTTCTCGTGCACCGGACCGATTATCGGTTTCCTGCTGGTGGAAGTATCCACTACGGGCAGCATTATCGCCCCGGCATTGGGTATGCTGGGCTTTGCCATAGCGCTTGCCTTGCCGTTTACACTCTTTGCGATGTTCCCCTCGTGGCTCAAGTCGATGCCGAAGTCGGGCGGTTGGATGAACGTCATCAAGGTCGTATTGGGCTTCCTAGAATTGGCATTCGCCCTCAAGTTCCTTTCGGTGGCAGACCTGGCATACGGCTGGCGTTTGCTGGACCGCGAAACCTTCCTCGCCTTGTGGATTGTCATCTTCGGCTTGTTGGGCTTCTATCTGTTGGGCAAAATCAAGTTCCCGCACGATGACGATTCGACGAAGGTGGGCGTGGGACGTTTCTTCCTTGCCCTCATCTCGCTCGCTTTTGCGGTCTATATGGTGCCCGGCTTGTGGGGCGCTCCTCTGAAAGCGGTCAGTGCGTTCGCTCCTCCGATGCAGACACAAGACTTTAACTTGTATGAAAACGAAGTACACGCCAAGTTCCAGGACTTTGACGAAGGTATGGAATATGCCCGCCAACAGGGTAAACCGGTAATGATAGACTTCACGGGCTACGGATGCGTGAACTGCCGCAAGATGGAACTGGCGGTATGGACCGACCCGCAGGTAAGCAAGATGCTGACCGATGATTATGTGCTTATCACGCTCTACGTGGACGAGAAAGCGAAACTGCCCGAACCTATCAAGATTATGGAAAACGGCAAGGAACGCACGCTTCGTACCGTAGGTGACAAGTGGAGTTACCTGCAACGTTCGAAATTCGGTGCCAATGCCCAGCCCTTCTACGTCTTGATAGACAATGAAGGCAATCCGCTCAACAAGTCGTATTCGTACGACGAGGACATCGCTAAATACGTTGATTTCCTTCAGACAGGACTGAAAAACTACAAGAAATAA
- a CDS encoding SulP family inorganic anion transporter: MKTFQFKPKLVDTLRNYTRSDFSTDLMAGIIVGIVALPLAIAFGIASGVSPEKGIITAIVAGFIISLLGGSKVQIGGPTGAFIVIIYGIIQQYGLEGLMIATLMAGILLIILGVFRLGTIIKFIPYPIIIGFTSGIALTIFTTQIADVFGLQFGGEKVPGDFIGKWILYARHFDTVNWWNVAVSIASILIIALTPKFSKKIPGSLVAIILVTVAVYLMKMYGGVTSIDTIGDRFSIQSQLPEATVPSLDWEAVKNLFPVAITIAVLGAIESLLSATVADGVIGDHHDSNTELVAQGIANIISPIFGGIPATGAIARTMTNINNGGRSPIAGIVHAIVLLLILIFLMPLAKFIPMACLAGVLVVVSYNMSGWRVFKGLLKNPKSDVTVLLITFFLTVIFDLTVAIEVGLVIACVSFMKRVMETTQISVITDEIDPNKESDVETHEEHLVIPEGVEVYEINGPYFFGIATKFEEIMARLGDRPQIRIIRMRKVPFIDSTGIHNLTTLCEMSQKENIHIILSGVNPQVHDVLERSGFYTLLGKENICSNINEALDVARKELGVS; this comes from the coding sequence ATGAAGACATTTCAGTTTAAGCCGAAGCTGGTAGATACGCTTCGGAACTACACCCGGTCGGACTTCTCTACCGACCTGATGGCAGGCATCATCGTAGGCATCGTAGCCCTTCCGCTTGCCATTGCTTTTGGCATCGCTTCGGGAGTAAGTCCCGAAAAAGGCATCATCACCGCTATCGTAGCGGGATTCATCATCTCGCTTTTGGGCGGGAGCAAAGTACAGATAGGCGGACCTACGGGAGCCTTTATCGTTATCATCTACGGCATTATCCAGCAATACGGACTGGAAGGACTGATGATAGCGACCTTAATGGCGGGCATACTTCTTATTATATTAGGAGTATTCCGGCTGGGCACCATCATCAAGTTCATTCCCTACCCCATCATCATCGGTTTCACAAGCGGTATCGCCCTGACCATCTTCACCACACAGATAGCTGATGTATTCGGCCTGCAATTCGGAGGTGAGAAGGTGCCGGGCGACTTTATCGGCAAATGGATACTCTATGCACGCCATTTCGATACCGTCAACTGGTGGAACGTAGCGGTCAGCATAGCCAGCATCCTGATTATCGCACTCACGCCCAAGTTCTCGAAAAAGATTCCCGGCTCGCTGGTAGCGATTATCCTTGTGACCGTAGCGGTATACCTGATGAAGATGTACGGAGGTGTGACCAGCATCGACACCATCGGCGACCGCTTCAGCATCCAGTCACAATTACCCGAAGCTACCGTACCTTCGCTCGACTGGGAAGCGGTGAAGAACCTTTTCCCCGTAGCGATAACCATCGCCGTGCTGGGGGCAATAGAGTCTTTACTCTCCGCCACCGTAGCCGACGGAGTCATCGGAGACCATCATGACTCAAACACCGAACTGGTGGCACAGGGCATTGCCAACATTATCTCACCCATCTTCGGCGGCATTCCTGCCACGGGAGCCATTGCCCGCACCATGACCAATATCAACAACGGAGGCCGCTCGCCGATAGCCGGTATCGTTCATGCCATCGTGCTTCTGCTCATCCTGATATTCCTGATGCCGCTCGCCAAGTTCATCCCGATGGCGTGCCTTGCCGGCGTGCTGGTAGTAGTATCCTATAACATGAGTGGCTGGAGAGTATTCAAAGGGCTGCTGAAAAACCCGAAATCCGATGTCACCGTATTGCTTATCACCTTCTTCCTCACCGTGATATTCGACCTGACCGTGGCTATCGAAGTGGGGCTGGTCATCGCCTGCGTATCGTTCATGAAACGAGTGATGGAGACCACGCAGATATCGGTCATTACCGATGAAATCGACCCCAACAAGGAATCGGACGTGGAAACGCACGAAGAACACTTGGTTATCCCCGAAGGCGTGGAAGTGTACGAAATAAACGGACCTTACTTCTTCGGCATCGCCACCAAATTTGAAGAAATCATGGCACGGCTGGGCGACCGCCCGCAGATACGCATCATCCGCATGCGCAAAGTGCCTTTCATCGACTCTACAGGCATACACAACCTGACTACCCTGTGCGAGATGTCACAAAAGGAAAACATCCACATCATCCTTTCGGGTGTCAATCCGCAGGTGCACGACGTATTGGAACGGTCGGGCTTCTATACTTTGCTGGGCAAGGAAAACATCTGCAGCAACATCAATGAAGCACTCGATGTGGCACGGAAAGAGCTTGGCGTAAGCTGA
- the rbr gene encoding rubrerythrin, giving the protein MGKSIKGTRTEKNLGISFAGESQARMRYTYFASAAKKEGYEQIAAIFTETADQEKEHAKRMFKWLEGGMVEITASYPSGVIGTTLENLKAAAAGENEEWSLDYPKFADIADEEGFPAIAKMYREIAVAEKGHEERYLALAKNVEEGKVFKKDTEVVWQCRNCGYLYVGTEAPETCPACLHPQAYFEVQKTNY; this is encoded by the coding sequence ATGGGAAAAAGTATTAAAGGAACAAGAACAGAGAAGAATCTGGGTATTTCATTTGCTGGCGAATCACAGGCAAGAATGCGTTACACTTATTTTGCAAGTGCGGCAAAGAAAGAAGGATATGAACAAATTGCCGCTATCTTTACCGAAACTGCAGATCAGGAGAAAGAACATGCCAAGCGGATGTTTAAATGGCTGGAAGGCGGAATGGTGGAAATCACAGCCAGCTATCCTTCGGGTGTCATCGGAACTACGCTGGAAAACCTGAAGGCTGCTGCAGCAGGCGAGAATGAGGAATGGTCTCTGGACTATCCGAAGTTTGCTGATATTGCCGATGAAGAAGGATTTCCTGCTATCGCCAAGATGTATCGTGAAATAGCTGTTGCCGAAAAGGGGCACGAAGAAAGATATCTTGCACTGGCAAAGAATGTAGAAGAAGGTAAGGTGTTCAAGAAAGATACCGAAGTGGTATGGCAATGCCGTAATTGCGGATACCTGTATGTAGGTACGGAAGCTCCCGAAACTTGTCCGGCTTGCTTGCATCCACAAGCTTACTTTGAAGTGCAGAAAACGAACTATTAA